Part of the Vicinamibacteria bacterium genome is shown below.
CCGCGGTCCCGATCGCGGAGATAGATCTCGTAGCCCACCTCTCCGCTCCAGCCGGTACGGGTGACCACCACGGGGATGCCTTTGAGGTCGGCCTCCATGAGATGGTAGTAGGGGAGCTCGAGCACCTCGTCGCCGAACAGCGCTCGAGCCACGTCTTTGGACTTGGGTCCTTGAATCTGCAACGGCGAGACGTCGGGCTCCTGGATCGTCACCTGCATCCCGGAACCAAGGGCGACCCCTTTCGCCCACAACAGAAGGTCACTGTCCGCGGCCGCCAGCCAGAAATGGTTCTCGCCCAATCGCGCCAGTACGGGGTCATTGATGATTCCACCCCGCTCGTCGGTGATGACGACGTACTTGCATTGCCCAACTCGACATTTGGAGAGATCGCGGGGCGTGAGCCAGTTGGTGAAAGCGAGTGCATCGGGACCGGTGATCTCCACCTGTCGCTCCACCGCCACGTCCCAGATGGTGACGTCGTTCACCAGCTTCCAGTACTCGCTCACCGGGTCGTCGTAGCAGATTGGGTGGTACATGTGGTTATAGACGTTGTAGGCGGTGGCACCGTGGCGTTGCGTCGCTTCGAAATACGGTGACTTGCGGATCCGCGGATAGAAGTACATGCCGGTTTTTTCGCCGTTCGCGCTCATCGACTGGTCTCCTCGGTTCAATCTCGATCTCGGTGCAGCCAGCGACCTTCCATGCCCCCCGCGATCGGAAGGATGGTGCCACTCAAATGGCCCGCCAGCTTGGACGATGTCAGGAAAACGATCGCCCTCGCGACGTCCTCGGGTGTGGCTATCTTTCGAAGTGCCATCGTGGCCGTCACTCGCGAGACCGCGCCGGGAACGTCCATGGCGGCCGCGGCCATCGGAGTCGAGACCCACCCAGGACAGACGCAATTGACCCGACCGCGGGGCGCGATCCGAACGATCTCGTTCTTCAAGCTGCGCGTCAGTCCATAGGCCATGGCGGCTTTTGCGGCGGAGTAGTCCGCGTGGTTCTCCTCTCCGAAGAGAGCAGCGGTGGAGCCGACGAGCACGATCGAGGCATCGTCGCGCGGCCGCTCGACGAGATGGCGCATGAATCCCCGGCAGGTGAGGAACGCGCCGGTGAGGTCGGCCTCGAGAGTGCTTCGCCACTGCACGAGCGACATTCGATGGAGTGGAACCTCGTCCTCGATCCAGATCCCGGCGTTCACCACGAGACCATCCAGACGACCCAGGGCGCCGAGGGCGTCTCGATACATCGCCTCCACTGCGGTCTCATCGGCGACGTCAGCCTGCACTACGGCAGTCTCCACCCTGAGCTCCCCCGCTAGTTTCTCGACACCGTCCCGATTGCGATGGCAGT
Proteins encoded:
- a CDS encoding glycine cleavage T C-terminal barrel domain-containing protein, whose translation is MSANGEKTGMYFYPRIRKSPYFEATQRHGATAYNVYNHMYHPICYDDPVSEYWKLVNDVTIWDVAVERQVEITGPDALAFTNWLTPRDLSKCRVGQCKYVVITDERGGIINDPVLARLGENHFWLAAADSDLLLWAKGVALGSGMQVTIQEPDVSPLQIQGPKSKDVARALFGDEVLELPYYHLMEADLKGIPVVVTRTGWSGEVGYEIYLRDRDRGVELWDKVVEAGRPHKIAAIAPSEIRRIEAGILNYGADMTLENNPYEVGLGWLVDLDKEADFIGKEALRQIRAEGVTRKLVGLEIEGEPMPGHGHNQDRWPVHRSGRPVGEVVDAVYSPRLKKNIGYAILAIEHTELGTELTSETPNGRARVTVVPRPFIDPKKEIPKS
- a CDS encoding SDR family NAD(P)-dependent oxidoreductase — encoded protein: MTGKTILVTGASGGIGTATARALAEEGAKLVLHCHRNRDGVEKLAGELRVETAVVQADVADETAVEAMYRDALGALGRLDGLVVNAGIWIEDEVPLHRMSLVQWRSTLEADLTGAFLTCRGFMRHLVERPRDDASIVLVGSTAALFGEENHADYSAAKAAMAYGLTRSLKNEIVRIAPRGRVNCVCPGWVSTPMAAAAMDVPGAVSRVTATMALRKIATPEDVARAIVFLTSSKLAGHLSGTILPIAGGMEGRWLHRDRD